From the Quercus lobata isolate SW786 chromosome 6, ValleyOak3.0 Primary Assembly, whole genome shotgun sequence genome, one window contains:
- the LOC115995030 gene encoding ubiquitin carboxyl-terminal hydrolase 27 isoform X1, which produces MKIEGGISLKTILSNLRHGFRALSHMNWVSASGFHLAGLLGVVGLVLAIRDGKVGNLTSLPWFSERSSDSEKNWLVPGLRNLGNNCFLNVILQALASCLYFQPFLQKVIEECELSMDEEQVANLPLTAALAALFEELCEVGGGRVVLSPRRLMLAMSHHIPNFNLTAQQDAAEAFLHLLSSLREEFSDCYLPNQCSLVDVFASSCRILIPKREDRSEQERWQKHFLGPFDGILGSILTCQSCSSQISMSFESFHSLPLSPVLNNGSTIMVGCTLEDCLKQFIVAEHVENYHCSNCWHIAGIKYLSSVEANEVINMEIEKLRRCSEQETCDCRRLLCLKKLPWSNKFSYTLKQLSLARCPKILCIHLKRVSINMFGEPVKLQGHISFPLNLDLLPFITRGVGINSWGENLQRKQVKLQYEKPKPLSNHFNMQFDTRKLNYIYGLMGEDVHSNEFASDESECMVKLHAVKGESNMAQAEGCSKSMSAIMHMQSDDDKVTVPPESCLYRLVSVVEHFGRAGSGHYTVYRSVRADSYKEVPDEQFGPASMSWFCISDSEVHRVSEKDVLDAEASLLFYEKIVSG; this is translated from the exons ATGAAAATTGAAGGAGGCATAAGCCTAAAGACAATACTAAGTAATCTCAGACATGGGTTTAGGGCTTTGTCTCATATGAACTGGGTTTCAGCTTCTGGGTTTCACTTGGCTGGTCTTTTGGGTGttgttggtttggttttggCTATAAGAGATGGTAAAGTTGGCAACTTGACCAGCTTACCTTGGTTTTCTGAGAGATCCAGTGATTCAGAGAAGAATTGGTTGGTACCAGGGTTGCGAAATCTTGGTAATAATTGTTTTCTCAATGTAATTTTACAG GCTCTGGCTAGCTGTTTATACTTTCAACCTTTTCTTCAAAAGGTTATAGAGGAATGTGAATTATCCATGGATGAGGAACAGGTTGCAAACTTGCCGCTTACAGCTGCTTTGGCTGCTTTATTTGAAG AGTTATGTGAAGTTGGTGGGGGAAGAGTGGTATTGAGTCCACGAAGACTAATGCTAGCTATGTCTCATCACATTCCAAATTTTAATCTGACTGCCCAGCAG GATGCAGCAGAAGCGTTCCTTCATCTTTTGTCCTCTTTAAGAGAGGAGTTTTCAGATTGTTATCTTCCAAATCAATGTTCTTTAGTTGATGTTTTTGCTTCTAGTTGTAGGATTCTCATTCCAAAGAGGGAGGATCGGAGTGAGCAGGAAAGATGGCAGAAGCACTTCCTTGGACCATTTGATGGAATTCTTGGTAGCATCTTAACTTGTCAAAGCTGTTCATCTCAG ATCTCAATGAGTTTTGAATCTTTTCATAGCTTGCCTCTGTCACCGGTGCTCAATAATGGTTCCACAATT ATGGTTGGATGTACTTTGGAGGATTGCCTGAAGCAGTTCATTGTTGCCGAGCACGTTGAAAATTACCACTGCAGCAACTGTTGGCATATTGCTGGAATAAAGTATTTGTCTTCAGTAGAGGCAAATGAGGTAATCAAT ATGGAGATTGAAAAACTTAGGAGATGTAGTGAGCAAGAAACCTGTGACTGCCGAAGACTTCTCTGTCTTAAAAAACTACCGTGGTCAAATAAGTTTTCGTATACGCTAAAGCAACTAAGTCTTGCTCGTTGTCCAAAG ATTCTTTGCATTCATCTAAAACGTGTATCAATAAATATGTTTGGAGAGCCAGTCAAACTTCAG GGCCATATTTCTTTTCCATTGAACTTAGACCTGCTACCTTTTATTACAAGGGGGGTTGGAATAAATAGTTGGGGAGAAAATTTGCAAAGAAAGCAAGTGAAGCTACAATATGAGAAACCAAAACCTCTTTCCAATCATTTCAATATGCAATTTGATACAAGAAAACTGAATTACATCTATGGGCTGATGGGAGAGGATGTACATTCAAATGAATTTGCTTCAGATGAATCTGAATGCATGGTAAAATTACATGCTGTTAAGGGAGAATCCAATATGGCCCAAGCTGAAGGATGCTCAAAATCCATGTCTGCAATCATGCATATGCAATCTGATGATGACAAG GTGACTGTCCCCCCAGAAAGTTGTTTATACCGACTTGTTTCTGTTGTGGAGCACTTTGGAAGAGCTGGTAGTGGGCATTATACTGTTTACAGAAGTGTGAGAGCTGATTCATATAAAGAAGTTCCTGATGAGCAATTTGGGCCTGCTTCCATGAGTTGGTTTTGTATTTCAGATTCTGAAGTGCATAGGGTCTCAGAAAAAGATGTTCTTGATGCAGAGGCCAGCTTGCTCTTCTATGAGAAAATTGTCTCAGGCtga
- the LOC115995030 gene encoding ubiquitin carboxyl-terminal hydrolase 27 isoform X2: MKIEGGISLKTILSNLRHGFRALSHMNWVSASGFHLAGLLGVVGLVLAIRDGKVGNLTSLPWFSERSSDSEKNWLVPGLRNLGNNCFLNVILQALASCLYFQPFLQKVIEECELSMDEEQVANLPLTAALAALFEELCEVGGGRVVLSPRRLMLAMSHHIPNFNLTAQQDAAEAFLHLLSSLREEFSDCYLPNQCSLVDVFASSCRILIPKREDRSEQERWQKHFLGPFDGILGSILTCQSCSSQISMSFESFHSLPLSPVLNNGSTIMVGCTLEDCLKQFIVAEHVENYHCSNCWHIAGIKYLSSVEANEMEIEKLRRCSEQETCDCRRLLCLKKLPWSNKFSYTLKQLSLARCPKILCIHLKRVSINMFGEPVKLQGHISFPLNLDLLPFITRGVGINSWGENLQRKQVKLQYEKPKPLSNHFNMQFDTRKLNYIYGLMGEDVHSNEFASDESECMVKLHAVKGESNMAQAEGCSKSMSAIMHMQSDDDKVTVPPESCLYRLVSVVEHFGRAGSGHYTVYRSVRADSYKEVPDEQFGPASMSWFCISDSEVHRVSEKDVLDAEASLLFYEKIVSG; the protein is encoded by the exons ATGAAAATTGAAGGAGGCATAAGCCTAAAGACAATACTAAGTAATCTCAGACATGGGTTTAGGGCTTTGTCTCATATGAACTGGGTTTCAGCTTCTGGGTTTCACTTGGCTGGTCTTTTGGGTGttgttggtttggttttggCTATAAGAGATGGTAAAGTTGGCAACTTGACCAGCTTACCTTGGTTTTCTGAGAGATCCAGTGATTCAGAGAAGAATTGGTTGGTACCAGGGTTGCGAAATCTTGGTAATAATTGTTTTCTCAATGTAATTTTACAG GCTCTGGCTAGCTGTTTATACTTTCAACCTTTTCTTCAAAAGGTTATAGAGGAATGTGAATTATCCATGGATGAGGAACAGGTTGCAAACTTGCCGCTTACAGCTGCTTTGGCTGCTTTATTTGAAG AGTTATGTGAAGTTGGTGGGGGAAGAGTGGTATTGAGTCCACGAAGACTAATGCTAGCTATGTCTCATCACATTCCAAATTTTAATCTGACTGCCCAGCAG GATGCAGCAGAAGCGTTCCTTCATCTTTTGTCCTCTTTAAGAGAGGAGTTTTCAGATTGTTATCTTCCAAATCAATGTTCTTTAGTTGATGTTTTTGCTTCTAGTTGTAGGATTCTCATTCCAAAGAGGGAGGATCGGAGTGAGCAGGAAAGATGGCAGAAGCACTTCCTTGGACCATTTGATGGAATTCTTGGTAGCATCTTAACTTGTCAAAGCTGTTCATCTCAG ATCTCAATGAGTTTTGAATCTTTTCATAGCTTGCCTCTGTCACCGGTGCTCAATAATGGTTCCACAATT ATGGTTGGATGTACTTTGGAGGATTGCCTGAAGCAGTTCATTGTTGCCGAGCACGTTGAAAATTACCACTGCAGCAACTGTTGGCATATTGCTGGAATAAAGTATTTGTCTTCAGTAGAGGCAAATGAG ATGGAGATTGAAAAACTTAGGAGATGTAGTGAGCAAGAAACCTGTGACTGCCGAAGACTTCTCTGTCTTAAAAAACTACCGTGGTCAAATAAGTTTTCGTATACGCTAAAGCAACTAAGTCTTGCTCGTTGTCCAAAG ATTCTTTGCATTCATCTAAAACGTGTATCAATAAATATGTTTGGAGAGCCAGTCAAACTTCAG GGCCATATTTCTTTTCCATTGAACTTAGACCTGCTACCTTTTATTACAAGGGGGGTTGGAATAAATAGTTGGGGAGAAAATTTGCAAAGAAAGCAAGTGAAGCTACAATATGAGAAACCAAAACCTCTTTCCAATCATTTCAATATGCAATTTGATACAAGAAAACTGAATTACATCTATGGGCTGATGGGAGAGGATGTACATTCAAATGAATTTGCTTCAGATGAATCTGAATGCATGGTAAAATTACATGCTGTTAAGGGAGAATCCAATATGGCCCAAGCTGAAGGATGCTCAAAATCCATGTCTGCAATCATGCATATGCAATCTGATGATGACAAG GTGACTGTCCCCCCAGAAAGTTGTTTATACCGACTTGTTTCTGTTGTGGAGCACTTTGGAAGAGCTGGTAGTGGGCATTATACTGTTTACAGAAGTGTGAGAGCTGATTCATATAAAGAAGTTCCTGATGAGCAATTTGGGCCTGCTTCCATGAGTTGGTTTTGTATTTCAGATTCTGAAGTGCATAGGGTCTCAGAAAAAGATGTTCTTGATGCAGAGGCCAGCTTGCTCTTCTATGAGAAAATTGTCTCAGGCtga
- the LOC115995030 gene encoding ubiquitin carboxyl-terminal hydrolase 27 isoform X3, producing the protein MDEEQVANLPLTAALAALFEELCEVGGGRVVLSPRRLMLAMSHHIPNFNLTAQQDAAEAFLHLLSSLREEFSDCYLPNQCSLVDVFASSCRILIPKREDRSEQERWQKHFLGPFDGILGSILTCQSCSSQISMSFESFHSLPLSPVLNNGSTIMVGCTLEDCLKQFIVAEHVENYHCSNCWHIAGIKYLSSVEANEVINMEIEKLRRCSEQETCDCRRLLCLKKLPWSNKFSYTLKQLSLARCPKILCIHLKRVSINMFGEPVKLQGHISFPLNLDLLPFITRGVGINSWGENLQRKQVKLQYEKPKPLSNHFNMQFDTRKLNYIYGLMGEDVHSNEFASDESECMVKLHAVKGESNMAQAEGCSKSMSAIMHMQSDDDKVTVPPESCLYRLVSVVEHFGRAGSGHYTVYRSVRADSYKEVPDEQFGPASMSWFCISDSEVHRVSEKDVLDAEASLLFYEKIVSG; encoded by the exons ATGGATGAGGAACAGGTTGCAAACTTGCCGCTTACAGCTGCTTTGGCTGCTTTATTTGAAG AGTTATGTGAAGTTGGTGGGGGAAGAGTGGTATTGAGTCCACGAAGACTAATGCTAGCTATGTCTCATCACATTCCAAATTTTAATCTGACTGCCCAGCAG GATGCAGCAGAAGCGTTCCTTCATCTTTTGTCCTCTTTAAGAGAGGAGTTTTCAGATTGTTATCTTCCAAATCAATGTTCTTTAGTTGATGTTTTTGCTTCTAGTTGTAGGATTCTCATTCCAAAGAGGGAGGATCGGAGTGAGCAGGAAAGATGGCAGAAGCACTTCCTTGGACCATTTGATGGAATTCTTGGTAGCATCTTAACTTGTCAAAGCTGTTCATCTCAG ATCTCAATGAGTTTTGAATCTTTTCATAGCTTGCCTCTGTCACCGGTGCTCAATAATGGTTCCACAATT ATGGTTGGATGTACTTTGGAGGATTGCCTGAAGCAGTTCATTGTTGCCGAGCACGTTGAAAATTACCACTGCAGCAACTGTTGGCATATTGCTGGAATAAAGTATTTGTCTTCAGTAGAGGCAAATGAGGTAATCAAT ATGGAGATTGAAAAACTTAGGAGATGTAGTGAGCAAGAAACCTGTGACTGCCGAAGACTTCTCTGTCTTAAAAAACTACCGTGGTCAAATAAGTTTTCGTATACGCTAAAGCAACTAAGTCTTGCTCGTTGTCCAAAG ATTCTTTGCATTCATCTAAAACGTGTATCAATAAATATGTTTGGAGAGCCAGTCAAACTTCAG GGCCATATTTCTTTTCCATTGAACTTAGACCTGCTACCTTTTATTACAAGGGGGGTTGGAATAAATAGTTGGGGAGAAAATTTGCAAAGAAAGCAAGTGAAGCTACAATATGAGAAACCAAAACCTCTTTCCAATCATTTCAATATGCAATTTGATACAAGAAAACTGAATTACATCTATGGGCTGATGGGAGAGGATGTACATTCAAATGAATTTGCTTCAGATGAATCTGAATGCATGGTAAAATTACATGCTGTTAAGGGAGAATCCAATATGGCCCAAGCTGAAGGATGCTCAAAATCCATGTCTGCAATCATGCATATGCAATCTGATGATGACAAG GTGACTGTCCCCCCAGAAAGTTGTTTATACCGACTTGTTTCTGTTGTGGAGCACTTTGGAAGAGCTGGTAGTGGGCATTATACTGTTTACAGAAGTGTGAGAGCTGATTCATATAAAGAAGTTCCTGATGAGCAATTTGGGCCTGCTTCCATGAGTTGGTTTTGTATTTCAGATTCTGAAGTGCATAGGGTCTCAGAAAAAGATGTTCTTGATGCAGAGGCCAGCTTGCTCTTCTATGAGAAAATTGTCTCAGGCtga
- the LOC115995030 gene encoding ubiquitin carboxyl-terminal hydrolase 27 isoform X4, giving the protein MDEEQVANLPLTAALAALFEELCEVGGGRVVLSPRRLMLAMSHHIPNFNLTAQQDAAEAFLHLLSSLREEFSDCYLPNQCSLVDVFASSCRILIPKREDRSEQERWQKHFLGPFDGILGSILTCQSCSSQISMSFESFHSLPLSPVLNNGSTIMVGCTLEDCLKQFIVAEHVENYHCSNCWHIAGIKYLSSVEANEMEIEKLRRCSEQETCDCRRLLCLKKLPWSNKFSYTLKQLSLARCPKILCIHLKRVSINMFGEPVKLQGHISFPLNLDLLPFITRGVGINSWGENLQRKQVKLQYEKPKPLSNHFNMQFDTRKLNYIYGLMGEDVHSNEFASDESECMVKLHAVKGESNMAQAEGCSKSMSAIMHMQSDDDKVTVPPESCLYRLVSVVEHFGRAGSGHYTVYRSVRADSYKEVPDEQFGPASMSWFCISDSEVHRVSEKDVLDAEASLLFYEKIVSG; this is encoded by the exons ATGGATGAGGAACAGGTTGCAAACTTGCCGCTTACAGCTGCTTTGGCTGCTTTATTTGAAG AGTTATGTGAAGTTGGTGGGGGAAGAGTGGTATTGAGTCCACGAAGACTAATGCTAGCTATGTCTCATCACATTCCAAATTTTAATCTGACTGCCCAGCAG GATGCAGCAGAAGCGTTCCTTCATCTTTTGTCCTCTTTAAGAGAGGAGTTTTCAGATTGTTATCTTCCAAATCAATGTTCTTTAGTTGATGTTTTTGCTTCTAGTTGTAGGATTCTCATTCCAAAGAGGGAGGATCGGAGTGAGCAGGAAAGATGGCAGAAGCACTTCCTTGGACCATTTGATGGAATTCTTGGTAGCATCTTAACTTGTCAAAGCTGTTCATCTCAG ATCTCAATGAGTTTTGAATCTTTTCATAGCTTGCCTCTGTCACCGGTGCTCAATAATGGTTCCACAATT ATGGTTGGATGTACTTTGGAGGATTGCCTGAAGCAGTTCATTGTTGCCGAGCACGTTGAAAATTACCACTGCAGCAACTGTTGGCATATTGCTGGAATAAAGTATTTGTCTTCAGTAGAGGCAAATGAG ATGGAGATTGAAAAACTTAGGAGATGTAGTGAGCAAGAAACCTGTGACTGCCGAAGACTTCTCTGTCTTAAAAAACTACCGTGGTCAAATAAGTTTTCGTATACGCTAAAGCAACTAAGTCTTGCTCGTTGTCCAAAG ATTCTTTGCATTCATCTAAAACGTGTATCAATAAATATGTTTGGAGAGCCAGTCAAACTTCAG GGCCATATTTCTTTTCCATTGAACTTAGACCTGCTACCTTTTATTACAAGGGGGGTTGGAATAAATAGTTGGGGAGAAAATTTGCAAAGAAAGCAAGTGAAGCTACAATATGAGAAACCAAAACCTCTTTCCAATCATTTCAATATGCAATTTGATACAAGAAAACTGAATTACATCTATGGGCTGATGGGAGAGGATGTACATTCAAATGAATTTGCTTCAGATGAATCTGAATGCATGGTAAAATTACATGCTGTTAAGGGAGAATCCAATATGGCCCAAGCTGAAGGATGCTCAAAATCCATGTCTGCAATCATGCATATGCAATCTGATGATGACAAG GTGACTGTCCCCCCAGAAAGTTGTTTATACCGACTTGTTTCTGTTGTGGAGCACTTTGGAAGAGCTGGTAGTGGGCATTATACTGTTTACAGAAGTGTGAGAGCTGATTCATATAAAGAAGTTCCTGATGAGCAATTTGGGCCTGCTTCCATGAGTTGGTTTTGTATTTCAGATTCTGAAGTGCATAGGGTCTCAGAAAAAGATGTTCTTGATGCAGAGGCCAGCTTGCTCTTCTATGAGAAAATTGTCTCAGGCtga